The Hydra vulgaris chromosome 11, alternate assembly HydraT2T_AEP genome contains a region encoding:
- the LOC101238128 gene encoding uncharacterized protein LOC101238128, giving the protein MREIFEKTVGPYWDSHISKYLQNNHITLDVVSVIEQMLLGDLVNKMPRYDLQDFWNAPVKALLYQSSFYLKETGIEDVIILLKSVYFENQKSVILEFQGINISQPYILYIYPYVKNVVIKLQFNQTLRIMKAFEITLSRLAVLSFDSFDKINEIMANEVFCKLHKQDSSYYHKEVLNILVRIQLYRSSFYQWSLLCNQNSLSHSQEVVNYISNRCFKQDFSTVGLILYNLSAGYSNVFKLLTVEESSILVNKTLLNSNLIPIQNQLAEMVEVMEIVNTAKSRCIIFLLNDIGLSLNSIIYLTISNILTRVHDLPWSILVKLYEIEEYVAVKANFIIFRDLPKLISGENKIQTIGLKFLQLQTIQLILNALSVKINFTALSNQYNDISILMSKFPLSRFAAVFDLSHEYVINSTLTSLTYASFNLNYNDFLENYGVTPSQYSFFDRTTIKDMGLLLKLEKKDLIFLAINQLIASMKSNIIFFNIMLMTPVKLASSNNKTVNFQLSIPQIVHEIGNGVVKTIDEFLNFIKRWSTSESATIILTEKDLNDLGMLLTRPTTEVANMRIVDVVNAILDTFGDHCDPQNLYCKKLQVCTKMSENGSRCQCQLGYRFSGPSECSDLNECLYTNVTCHKNAYCKNTEGSYNCLCKIGYDGDGRFCNNVNECLTGTYNCSNNTFCMDTEGSYKCVCDKGFMENQFGQCIEIDKCALKTYNCHVDGVCIKTSNNYTCQCRNGFTGDGAISCLDVNECETKSYNCTANSHCLNTIGSYSCICNEGYFDDNKFCHQCSDTRSTCHKYANCYKQMYNNFYCVCKAGFIGNGTFCQDIDECKNKNICGMGQCNNLIGSYNCLCYQGYRLNFDNKRCIDIDECKESLNLGIFLCNKSEQQCVNREGSYACITNSFNKYATVGFSIAIPLLIVFGILFFGSYVQRRKIKAKKELTNFDRKLQELYVNRKSDSERLKSIQKL; this is encoded by the exons ATGCGAGAGATTTTTGAGAAAACAGTTGGACCATATTGGGATTCgcatatttcaaaatatttgcaaaacaaTCATATTACACTTGATGTTGTTTCAGTTATAGAGCAAATGCTGTTAGGtgatttagttaataaaatgcCACGCTATGATCTTCAAGACTTTTGGAATGCACCAGTAAAAGCTTTATTATATCAATcctctttttacttaaaagaAACAGGAATTGAAGATGTTATAATCTTGTTGAAGAGTGTTTACTTTGAAAATCAGAAATCTGTGATTTTGGAATTTCAAGGGATCAATATTAGTCAACcgtatatattatacatatacccttatgttaaaaatgttgtcATTAAACTGCAGTTTAACCAGACTTTGCGCATTATGAAAGCTTTTGAAATTACGTTAAGTCGGTTAGCCGTTTTATCATTTGATTCATtcgataaaataaatgaaataatggCAAATGAAGTGTTCTGTAAATTACATAAACAAGACTCTTCTTACTATcacaaagaagttttaaatatattagttcGTATTCAGTTGTATAGATCAAGTTTTTACCAATGGAGTCTACTTTGTAACCAAAATTCTTTAAGTCATTCTCAGGAAGTAGTCAATTATATTAGCAACAGATGTTTTAAACAAGATTTCTCAACTGTTGGATTAATTCTTTACAATCTTTCTGCTGGatattcaaatgtttttaaattgttgacCGTAGAAGAGTCAAGCATTTTAGTTAACAAAACCttgttaaattcaaatttaattccTATTCAAAACCAACTTGCAGAAATGGTCGAAGTAATGGAAATCGTAAACACTGCAAAATCACgttgtattatttttctattaaatgaTATCGGTCTATCtctaaattcaattatttactTAACTATAAGCAATATTCTAACACGTGTTCACGATCTTCCTTGGTCAATATTAGTAAAACTATACGAAATTGAAGAATATGTTGCTGTTAAGgcaaactttataatttttcgAGATCTACCAAAACTCATAAGCGgagaaaacaaaattcaaacaatcggtttgaaatttttacaacttCAAACTATTCAACTCATTTTGAATGCGttatctgtaaaaataaatttcactgCGCTGTCCAATCAATATAATGATATTTCTATTTTGATGAGCAAATTTCCTTTATCTCGATTTGCAGCTGTTTTCGATTTATCGCATGAGTATGTAATAAACTCGACTTTAACATCACTAACTTATGCATCgtttaatttaaactataatGATTTCCTTGAGAATTATGGTGTTACACCCTCTCAATATAGTTTCTTTGACCGTACAACTATAAAAGATATGGgtttattgttaaaacttgaaaaaaaggatttaatttttttagcaataaatcaACTCATTGCAAGTATGAAGtctaatattatattttttaacataatgcTTATGACCCCCGTAAAATTAGCTTCAAGCAATAATAAAACTGTAAACTTTCAGCTCAGCATACCTCAAATTGTACATGAGATAGGTAATGGTGTAGTTAAAACTATAGATGAAttcttgaattttataaaaaggtggTCTACTTCCGAGTCCGCTACAATAATACTGactgaaaaagatttaaacgaCCTAGGAATGCTCTTAACGCGACCTACAACTGAAGTTGCTAACATGAGAATTGTTGATGTTGTTAATGCCATTCTTGATA cATTTGGTGATCACTGCGATCCACAAAACTTGTATTGCAAAAAGTTACAAGTTTGCACAAAAATGTCAGAAAATGGCAGCCGATGTCAATGTCAACTTGGGTACAGATTTTCTGGTCCTTCCGAATGCTCag ACTTAAACGAATGTTTATACACAAATGTCACTTGCCATAAAAATGCTTATTGCAAAAACACAGAAGGTTCCTACAACTGCTTGTGTAAAATTGGGTATGATGGTGATGGAAGGTTTTGTAACAATGTTAATGAATGCTTAACAGGTACATACAATTGCAGTAACAACACTTTTTGTATGGACACAGAAGGTTCGTATAAATGTGTATGTGACAAAGGTTTTATGGAAAACCAATTCGGTCAATGTATTGAAATTGATAAATGTGCACTTAAAACGTATAACTGTCATGTCGATGGAGTATGTATCAAAACATCAAATAACTATACATGCCAATGTCGCAATGGTTTTACAGGAGACGGGGCAATAAGTTGTCTAGACGTAAACGAATGTGAAACTAAAAGTTACAACTGCACAGCAAACTCACACTGTTTAAATACTATTGGAAGTTATTCGTGTATATGCAATGAAGGTTATTTTGATGATAATAAATTCTGTCATCAATGCTCTGACACTAGATCCACGTGTCATAAGTATGCTAACTGCTATAAACAAATGTATAATAACTTCTATTGCGTTTGTAAGGCTGGATTTATTGGAAACGGAACCTTTTGTCAAGATATTGAtgaatgtaaaaacaaaaatatatgcgGAATGGGGCAATGTAATAATCTCATAGGTAGTTACAATTGTTTATGTTACCAAGGATACAGACtgaattttgataataaaagatGCATAGATATTGATGAATGTAAGGAAAGTTTAAATTTGGGTATTTTTCTCTGCAACAAATCAGAGCAACAATGCGTGAACAGAGAAGGAAGTTATGCTTGCATTA